In a single window of the Mucilaginibacter defluvii genome:
- a CDS encoding ABC transporter permease: MFTSLGRYILLLRLSFRKPEKFSVYWAEIMREMVSIGLGSLGIISVISLFIGAVAVIQVAFQLTSPLVPATIAGSISRDSTILEFSPTISALVLAGRVGSSIASQIGTMRVTEQIDALEIMGVNAPGYLISPKIFAGITMVPMLNILSICLGLAGGYIACAASGDIAPADYVLGLRDGFLPITLQASLVKSFTFGFIITSVCAYQGFYTSGGALEVGQSATQGVVWSCIMILFADLIISRVML; the protein is encoded by the coding sequence ATGTTTACCAGTTTAGGCAGATATATACTTCTACTCCGATTAAGTTTTAGAAAGCCCGAAAAGTTCAGTGTGTACTGGGCCGAGATCATGCGCGAAATGGTTTCCATAGGCCTTGGTTCACTGGGCATCATCAGCGTAATATCATTATTTATTGGTGCCGTTGCGGTTATACAGGTAGCTTTTCAGCTAACCAGTCCGCTGGTGCCGGCAACCATAGCGGGCAGCATCTCGCGCGATTCAACCATCCTTGAGTTCAGCCCAACCATATCAGCATTGGTGTTGGCCGGTCGTGTAGGTTCAAGCATCGCCTCACAGATTGGCACCATGCGCGTTACCGAACAAATTGACGCCCTTGAAATTATGGGCGTGAACGCGCCGGGCTACTTGATATCCCCTAAAATATTTGCGGGAATTACCATGGTGCCCATGCTCAATATATTATCAATATGCCTTGGCCTGGCCGGTGGTTACATTGCTTGCGCCGCATCGGGCGACATTGCGCCTGCCGACTACGTTTTGGGCTTGCGCGATGGCTTTTTACCCATCACCTTACAGGCATCGCTGGTAAAATCATTCACCTTTGGTTTCATCATTACTTCAGTTTGCGCGTATCAGGGCTTTTATACCTCGGGCGGCGCTTTAGAAGTTGGACAATCGGCTACGCAGGGCGTAGTTTGGAGCTGTATTATGATACTTTTTGCTGACCTTATTATATCCCGCGTAATGTTATGA
- a CDS encoding ABC transporter ATP-binding protein, with amino-acid sequence MIEIKDIFKTFGDNEVLKGISAKFLPGKNNLIIGGSGSGKTTLLKCIVGLHEPTKGQVFFNEQNFTEMSFEERVPIRTEIGMLFQNSALFDSMTVEENIMFPLNLFTNKSKSEKLDRANFCLERVNLKGKNKLYPAELSGGMKKRVGIARAISMQPKYLFVDEPNSGLDPKTSILIDELIAELTQEYEITTVVVTHDMNSVMGIGDHILFLHQGQKWWEGSNKEIAHTDNQELNDFVFASKFMEAAKEKL; translated from the coding sequence ATGATCGAGATAAAGGATATTTTTAAAACATTCGGCGACAACGAGGTACTTAAAGGCATCAGCGCTAAATTTTTACCGGGCAAAAATAATCTGATCATAGGTGGTTCAGGCTCCGGTAAAACTACCCTGCTTAAATGTATTGTTGGTTTGCACGAGCCAACCAAAGGCCAGGTGTTTTTTAACGAACAGAATTTTACCGAAATGAGTTTTGAGGAGCGTGTGCCGATACGTACCGAAATAGGTATGCTTTTCCAGAACTCAGCTTTGTTTGATAGTATGACGGTTGAAGAGAACATCATGTTCCCGCTTAACCTGTTCACCAATAAATCAAAAAGCGAGAAGCTTGACCGCGCCAACTTCTGTCTGGAAAGGGTAAATCTGAAAGGCAAGAATAAGTTGTACCCTGCCGAGCTTTCGGGCGGTATGAAAAAGCGTGTGGGTATTGCACGTGCAATATCCATGCAACCTAAATATTTGTTTGTGGATGAGCCTAACTCCGGTCTCGACCCAAAAACGTCCATCCTGATTGATGAACTTATTGCGGAACTAACCCAAGAATATGAAATCACTACCGTAGTGGTAACGCACGATATGAACTCCGTGATGGGTATTGGTGATCACATCCTGTTTCTGCACCAGGGGCAAAAATGGTGGGAAGGGTCAAACAAAGAAATTGCCCATACGGATAATCAGGAACTAAACGACTTTGTGTTCGCCAGCAAATTTATGGAAGCGGCAAAAGAGAAGTTGTAA